From the genome of Amycolatopsis sp. NBC_01488, one region includes:
- a CDS encoding DUF6187 family protein, with translation MPDTRFALPAVDDPGSTEVGVVLLGLDAQRLLAGLGFARLADDPALVTQAVDQARHGAAGFGFPGLVAAGCTRWRAVRGAFASPPGTSSPASLRRAWAEAAERAATAVPDAGPASIAYLTACSLRRAEVDRLADGDGEPDVVPEVPAG, from the coding sequence GTGCCTGACACCCGGTTCGCGCTCCCCGCCGTCGACGATCCGGGCTCGACCGAGGTGGGCGTCGTCCTGCTCGGCCTCGACGCGCAGCGCCTGCTGGCCGGGCTCGGGTTCGCCCGGCTCGCCGACGATCCGGCGCTGGTGACGCAAGCGGTCGACCAGGCCCGGCACGGCGCGGCCGGGTTCGGCTTCCCCGGCCTGGTCGCGGCCGGGTGCACGCGCTGGCGCGCGGTCCGCGGAGCCTTCGCGAGCCCGCCGGGGACATCGTCTCCCGCCTCGCTGCGCCGGGCGTGGGCCGAGGCCGCCGAGCGGGCCGCCACCGCCGTCCCCGACGCCGGCCCGGCCTCGATCGCCTACCTGACCGCCTGTTCGCTGCGCCGCGCGGAAGTCGACCGGCTGGCCGACGGAGACGGAGAACCCGATGTCGTACCTGAAGTCCCTGCCGGCTGA
- a CDS encoding DUF6423 family protein, translating to MTGVADLGRRVLMITGAIDTTDHDVAVNVTLPEPGRWQVIKAETNLTDRTWVAMQAVLDEDSTFVDDAGTAVMSPQFAKSFMTPDQRRLTFYDGEVRPGEAVLKMYSMETSGRKPGYFYSRYSPIATDSAEQSEATLDQLVSDGMQQRPVIELIVPITVVD from the coding sequence ATGACCGGTGTGGCCGACCTCGGCCGCCGGGTGCTGATGATCACCGGCGCGATCGACACCACCGACCACGACGTCGCGGTCAACGTGACCCTGCCGGAGCCGGGCCGCTGGCAGGTCATCAAGGCCGAGACGAACCTCACCGACCGGACCTGGGTGGCCATGCAGGCGGTGCTGGACGAGGATTCGACGTTCGTCGACGACGCCGGCACCGCGGTGATGTCCCCGCAGTTCGCCAAGAGCTTCATGACGCCGGACCAGCGGCGGCTCACCTTCTACGACGGCGAAGTGCGCCCGGGCGAAGCCGTGCTGAAGATGTATTCGATGGAGACGAGCGGCCGCAAGCCGGGCTACTTCTACTCCCGCTACAGCCCGATCGCCACCGACAGCGCCGAACAGTCCGAGGCGACGCTGGACCAGCTGGTCAGCGACGGGATGCAGCAACGCCCGGTGATCGAGCTGATCGTGCCGATCACCGTCGTCGACTGA
- a CDS encoding carboxymuconolactone decarboxylase family protein codes for MSYLKSLPAETRLLHVFEAYPGPARPLLDLHEQVMRAGSPFTPGERELIAAYVSGVNSCGYCHGIHTVTAEAFGVPEGLLAAAVRDLGSAPVDEKMRPVLAYVGKLTRTPSRMTDADAEAVFAAGWDDRALHDAIQVCALFNFMNRVVEGVGLRADDAYATTSGRRLRDIGYAGLAEFLPKVS; via the coding sequence ATGTCGTACCTGAAGTCCCTGCCGGCTGAAACCCGGCTCCTGCACGTGTTCGAGGCCTATCCCGGTCCGGCACGCCCGCTGCTGGACCTGCACGAGCAGGTGATGCGCGCCGGCTCGCCGTTCACCCCCGGCGAGCGCGAGCTGATCGCCGCGTACGTGTCGGGCGTGAACAGCTGCGGCTACTGCCACGGCATCCACACGGTCACCGCGGAGGCGTTCGGCGTCCCCGAAGGGCTGCTCGCCGCCGCGGTGCGCGACCTCGGTTCCGCGCCGGTGGACGAGAAGATGCGGCCGGTGCTGGCCTACGTCGGCAAGCTGACCCGCACGCCGTCCCGGATGACCGACGCCGACGCCGAAGCCGTGTTCGCCGCCGGCTGGGACGACCGTGCCCTGCACGACGCGATCCAGGTCTGCGCGCTGTTCAACTTCATGAACCGCGTGGTGGAGGGCGTGGGCCTGCGGGCCGACGACGCCTACGCGACGACGTCCGGCCGGCGGCTGCGCGACATCGGGTACGCCGGCCTGGCCGAGTTCCTCCCGAAGGTGAGCTGA
- a CDS encoding NAD(P)-binding protein yields MITFVPEPHLLDSPRGRDWPRVGAPVRPGTTPGNSADVVIVGAGPAGLAVASALWHHGVRDVVVLDRTGRPCGRFFDRIDRLGQRVLRSPYEHHPGVEGYRDCELLDFARLHWARLTRTERREIRMAQAGHRSVVPVDVFEAYCDHLVTSHHIAETTWQASVREVLPTADAVTVRADRFTVTARHAVLCLGEERSPAPDAWWGGGRPPAGVSFWDEPGPAGGPRQIVVGAGLTAAHLIADALRAGRRVHWVVRETAERYQCADVNSSFFRPEGRARFDGVDRAGRLELMRRHRRASIMFEFRPLLREAESDGRLVVHRGEAVKEIGDGVVCRLESGRVVEADTAVLALGTTPSSGAGLIPADLVGERDGWPDLDERTLRYTHAPRVSVVGAAAGLMLGPAARNIDGHRVATARVAASIAHGLRHGDVCGERVGA; encoded by the coding sequence GTGATCACGTTCGTGCCCGAGCCGCACCTGCTCGACTCGCCCCGCGGGCGTGACTGGCCGCGCGTGGGCGCACCGGTCCGCCCCGGCACCACGCCCGGGAACTCGGCCGACGTCGTCATCGTCGGGGCCGGCCCGGCGGGGCTCGCGGTCGCTTCCGCGTTGTGGCACCACGGCGTCCGCGACGTCGTGGTGCTCGACCGGACCGGCCGCCCCTGCGGGCGGTTCTTCGACCGGATCGACCGCCTCGGCCAGCGGGTGCTGCGCTCGCCGTACGAGCACCACCCCGGCGTGGAGGGGTACCGCGACTGCGAACTGCTGGACTTCGCCCGGCTGCACTGGGCGCGGTTGACGCGCACCGAGCGGCGGGAGATCCGGATGGCGCAGGCCGGGCACCGCTCGGTCGTGCCGGTCGACGTCTTCGAGGCCTACTGCGACCACCTCGTGACGAGCCACCACATCGCGGAGACGACGTGGCAGGCGTCCGTGCGCGAGGTGCTGCCGACCGCCGACGCGGTGACGGTGCGCGCGGACCGGTTCACCGTCACCGCGCGGCACGCCGTGCTCTGCCTCGGCGAGGAGCGCAGCCCGGCGCCCGACGCCTGGTGGGGCGGCGGCCGTCCGCCGGCCGGAGTGTCCTTTTGGGACGAACCGGGGCCCGCGGGCGGGCCGCGCCAGATCGTGGTCGGCGCCGGGCTCACCGCGGCGCACCTGATCGCCGACGCGCTGCGGGCCGGCCGCCGGGTGCACTGGGTGGTCCGGGAAACGGCCGAGCGCTACCAGTGCGCCGACGTCAATTCGTCGTTCTTCCGCCCGGAAGGCCGTGCGCGCTTCGACGGCGTCGACCGGGCCGGGCGGCTGGAGCTGATGCGCCGCCACCGGCGAGCGTCGATCATGTTCGAGTTCCGCCCGCTGCTGCGGGAAGCCGAGTCCGACGGGCGGCTGGTCGTCCACCGCGGCGAGGCGGTGAAGGAGATCGGCGACGGCGTCGTCTGCCGGCTGGAGAGCGGGCGCGTGGTCGAGGCGGACACCGCCGTGCTGGCCCTCGGCACGACGCCGTCGAGCGGCGCCGGGCTGATCCCCGCGGACCTCGTGGGCGAGCGGGACGGCTGGCCGGACCTGGACGAGCGGACGCTCCGCTACACCCACGCGCCGCGCGTGTCGGTGGTCGGGGCGGCGGCCGGGCTGATGCTCGGGCCGGCCGCGCGCAACATCGACGGCCACCGCGTGGCGACCGCGCGGGTGGCCGCGTCGATCGCGCACGGCCTGCGCCACGGAGACGTCTGCGGGGAGCGAGTCGGTGCCTGA
- the aroF gene encoding 3-deoxy-7-phosphoheptulonate synthase, with amino-acid sequence MAVDATAEDVEAVVERVTAAGGEAFVSRGVSRMVIGLVGEVDRFEALNLGAMRGVRSVTRISAKYKLVSREHHADRSTVHVRGVPIGPDTITLIAGPCAVETPEQTLESARMAQAAGATLLRGGAFKPRTSPYAFQGLGELGLRILADVRAETGLPVVTEVVTAHDVEMVAHYADMLQIGTRNMQNFALLQAAGEAGKPVLLKRGMNATIEEWLMAAEYIAQRGNLDIVLCERGIRTFETATRNTLDISAVPVVQQLSHLPVMIDPSHSGGRRDLVLPLSRAAVAVGADGVLVDVHPHPEQARCDGPQALVADDLRVLQRSIEDLAAVLGRKPPTWWNRRFLAG; translated from the coding sequence ATGGCCGTCGATGCCACGGCCGAAGACGTCGAAGCGGTCGTCGAACGGGTGACCGCGGCGGGCGGCGAAGCCTTCGTCAGCCGCGGGGTGAGCCGGATGGTCATCGGGCTGGTCGGCGAGGTCGACCGGTTCGAGGCGCTCAACCTCGGCGCGATGCGGGGCGTGCGCAGCGTCACCCGCATCTCCGCCAAGTACAAGCTGGTGAGCCGGGAGCACCACGCGGACCGGTCGACGGTGCACGTCCGCGGCGTGCCGATCGGCCCGGACACGATCACCCTGATCGCCGGGCCGTGCGCGGTGGAGACGCCGGAGCAGACCCTGGAGTCGGCGCGGATGGCCCAGGCTGCGGGCGCGACGTTGCTGCGCGGCGGCGCCTTCAAGCCGCGCACGTCGCCCTACGCGTTCCAGGGGCTCGGCGAGCTCGGCCTGCGGATCCTGGCCGACGTCCGGGCCGAGACCGGCCTGCCGGTGGTCACCGAGGTGGTCACGGCCCACGACGTCGAGATGGTCGCCCACTACGCGGACATGCTCCAGATCGGCACCCGGAACATGCAGAACTTCGCGCTGCTGCAGGCGGCGGGGGAGGCGGGCAAGCCGGTGCTGCTCAAGCGCGGCATGAACGCCACCATCGAGGAGTGGCTGATGGCCGCCGAGTACATCGCCCAGCGCGGCAACCTCGACATCGTGCTGTGCGAGCGGGGGATCCGCACGTTCGAGACCGCTACCCGCAACACCCTCGACATCTCCGCGGTGCCGGTGGTCCAGCAGCTCTCGCACCTGCCGGTGATGATCGACCCGTCCCACTCCGGCGGCCGGCGCGACCTCGTGCTGCCGCTCTCGCGCGCGGCGGTCGCGGTGGGTGCCGACGGCGTGCTCGTCGACGTCCACCCCCATCCCGAGCAGGCCCGCTGCGACGGCCCGCAGGCTCTGGTCGCCGACGACCTGCGCGTCCTGCAGCGCTCGATCGAAGACCTCGCCGCGGTGCTCGGCCGGAAGCCGCCGACCTGGTGGAACCGGCGCTTCCTGGCCGGGTGA